In the genome of Croceimicrobium hydrocarbonivorans, one region contains:
- a CDS encoding DNA-3-methyladenine glycosylase: MTYLEENYFSQHSALHLAPKLLGKIIERKHEGQWLKAEITEVEAYLAQNDRACHAYNNRRTPRTEIMFQLGGKLYMYLCYGIHELCNITCNSMDVPEAILIRAATIIEGEDLIQKLRPKKKGGELLSGPGNLSKGLALSRKDYGKSILSLDFRILDMPDVKAAEIHACPRIGVDYAGEDALLPYRFYLRDRSSVSKK; encoded by the coding sequence ATGACTTATCTCGAAGAAAATTACTTTTCGCAGCATAGCGCACTTCATCTTGCTCCTAAATTATTAGGGAAAATTATTGAGCGCAAGCATGAAGGTCAATGGCTTAAGGCCGAAATCACCGAGGTGGAAGCCTATCTGGCCCAAAACGATAGGGCCTGCCATGCCTATAATAATCGGCGCACTCCCCGCACGGAGATCATGTTTCAACTAGGAGGAAAACTCTATATGTATCTCTGCTATGGAATACATGAACTCTGTAATATCACTTGCAATTCTATGGATGTTCCCGAAGCGATTTTAATTAGAGCTGCGACGATTATAGAAGGTGAGGACCTCATCCAAAAACTCCGACCCAAAAAGAAAGGTGGAGAATTACTTAGTGGACCCGGAAATCTTAGCAAAGGCCTGGCTTTAAGTCGAAAAGATTATGGAAAAAGCATTCTTAGTCTAGACTTCCGAATCTTAGATATGCCAGATGTTAAAGCTGCTGAAATCCATGCCTGTCCAAGGATTGGCGTCGATTATGCAGGTGAAGATGCCCTCCTACCTTATCGATTCTATCTAAGAGATCGATCCAGCGTAAGCAAAAAGTGA
- a CDS encoding DUF4175 family protein, giving the protein MAGIDTLKKKLDAYIRKYYALKLVRGLVFWTGFSLITYLLWSGVEYFGRFPSGTRAILFWSYTALFSLWLMIYVLVPLLRMLRIAKGLNYESAATEIGKALPGLDNRILNTLTLEKAGTSDSGLLVAAIEQKLQDLDQYDFGQFIAWRKVLKVLPLLWVPLLLVAILFYSDEGQKFLDSGRRLVYYNQDFIPPAPFRFLLPDDQLEVAYGESVSLEVSLEGSQIPSELSAEVNGLEYLPVKTGPKTWTLKVENVQESLNIRFKALDYYSEDRSIGVYQKPAIGALQLEVVPPAYTGVPKSNLALSSLHRVPVGSQLRLQIKDAENLDQASLFLKDTTLPFRDQELELRVLKDLDFSLELRNQKVHSQVFQGSRIQVIPDAYPDLKVLAIDSLKLNQWRLDLAFKDDYGISRLQRVLSQGENTWTKNFYPKGSNFRDELNVDSLAKAGTALTVYYRVWDNDGVNGAKSSSSERIQLITLSKEQEDQANIQKLKSFSASSQERRKELQSMEKNLDRLQLNMLDKNSLDWKEKENLKEELQKLAKQQEERIKEREALKKALEKLDKEKLPTEELQKRLEEANKEEDKLKALEEEIRALMEKLDMKDLKQKLDQLQAENKEQLRKEERMDDLLEDLAFQRDLLQQADKLNELSEKLKEEAQKDDLDQKTNEEAQKDLQEAKEELERLAESNKQLDDLLKSEEFKESEQKTEEGLQESSEQKQSGDSKKANESEQKSSEGAKEMSESLMAMMSQMQSQALSMNMQSLRRILENLKQFSKDVEQNGLEVTDLGKDDPRYRFLLTEQSRLLAGSQVIQDSLEVLAAKAPQIKDEVFKELAKMMRSLELAKTHLQNQEKPQSAVQHQYSMMAANELALMLDASLQNMMSMMASRKKGNQNCEKPGGGKPKPGQMSEKLSQMGQKVDKLQKGSKDGKGKPGPSSQEIGEILSEQEALRRMIENAESEEKGGGGNGDQKSEILEDLDEMEDLLLDKNIDAYKERMKRVETRLLENEKAMEERKQKEEREAEVGGSQSMLDGSANDSLNKEGSKDAYQRSVLNLVPFYQSLIYGKN; this is encoded by the coding sequence ATGGCGGGAATAGATACACTCAAAAAGAAGCTCGACGCTTACATTCGGAAGTACTATGCTCTAAAGCTGGTGCGTGGTTTAGTCTTTTGGACGGGCTTTAGCCTGATCACTTATTTACTGTGGTCGGGGGTAGAGTATTTCGGGCGATTTCCATCCGGAACTCGCGCGATTTTGTTTTGGTCTTATACCGCTTTATTTAGCCTTTGGTTAATGATCTATGTCTTGGTGCCGCTCTTGCGGATGCTACGAATTGCCAAAGGATTGAATTACGAATCAGCCGCTACGGAAATAGGAAAAGCTTTGCCTGGTTTGGATAACCGCATTTTGAATACTCTTACTTTAGAGAAGGCCGGTACCTCAGATTCTGGTTTATTAGTAGCGGCCATCGAGCAAAAGCTGCAAGATCTCGATCAATACGATTTTGGTCAATTTATTGCTTGGAGAAAGGTCTTGAAGGTGCTGCCTTTATTATGGGTTCCTTTGCTTTTAGTTGCGATTCTTTTTTATTCGGATGAGGGTCAAAAATTCCTGGATAGTGGACGAAGATTGGTCTACTATAATCAGGATTTTATTCCGCCGGCACCTTTCCGTTTTCTCTTACCCGATGATCAGTTGGAAGTCGCTTATGGTGAATCGGTATCTCTGGAGGTGAGTTTGGAGGGAAGTCAAATTCCATCTGAATTAAGTGCTGAAGTAAACGGTCTGGAGTATTTGCCTGTTAAAACCGGACCCAAAACCTGGACCTTGAAAGTTGAGAATGTACAGGAGAGCCTCAATATTCGTTTCAAGGCCTTGGATTATTACAGTGAGGATCGAAGTATTGGGGTGTATCAAAAACCCGCTATTGGTGCCTTACAATTAGAAGTAGTGCCACCGGCCTATACGGGTGTGCCGAAATCAAATTTGGCTCTATCGAGTTTGCATCGTGTTCCTGTGGGTTCACAATTAAGATTACAAATTAAGGATGCGGAGAACTTGGATCAGGCCTCTCTGTTTTTAAAGGATACTACGCTTCCTTTTCGGGATCAGGAATTAGAGTTGAGGGTTTTGAAGGATCTTGATTTTAGCTTGGAATTGCGAAATCAAAAGGTGCATAGTCAGGTTTTTCAGGGAAGTAGAATTCAAGTTATTCCGGATGCTTACCCTGATTTAAAGGTTTTAGCTATCGATAGCTTGAAATTGAATCAGTGGCGTTTGGACCTGGCCTTTAAGGATGATTATGGAATTAGTCGTTTACAGCGAGTATTAAGTCAGGGAGAGAATACTTGGACAAAGAATTTTTATCCTAAAGGATCGAATTTTAGAGATGAGCTCAATGTGGATTCTTTGGCAAAGGCAGGCACTGCTTTAACAGTGTATTATCGAGTATGGGATAATGATGGGGTTAATGGAGCAAAATCCAGTAGTTCGGAGCGGATACAATTGATCACCTTAAGTAAAGAACAGGAGGATCAAGCGAATATTCAGAAGCTTAAAAGTTTTAGTGCGAGCTCTCAAGAACGGAGGAAGGAGTTGCAAAGCATGGAAAAGAATTTAGACCGTCTGCAATTAAATATGCTCGATAAGAATTCTTTGGATTGGAAGGAAAAGGAGAACCTTAAGGAAGAGCTTCAGAAGCTAGCTAAGCAACAAGAAGAACGGATTAAAGAAAGGGAAGCTCTGAAAAAGGCTTTAGAAAAATTAGATAAGGAGAAATTACCTACTGAGGAATTGCAAAAACGATTGGAGGAAGCCAATAAGGAGGAGGATAAATTGAAGGCTTTGGAAGAAGAGATTCGAGCTCTAATGGAGAAGCTTGACATGAAGGATCTCAAGCAAAAGTTGGATCAACTTCAAGCAGAGAATAAAGAGCAATTACGCAAGGAAGAGCGCATGGATGACCTTCTGGAAGATTTGGCTTTTCAACGTGATTTATTGCAACAAGCCGATAAGCTGAATGAATTGTCTGAGAAGCTTAAGGAAGAGGCGCAAAAGGATGATTTAGATCAGAAAACAAATGAGGAAGCGCAAAAGGATTTACAAGAAGCGAAGGAAGAATTAGAAAGACTGGCTGAATCCAATAAGCAGTTGGATGATTTATTGAAGAGTGAGGAATTCAAAGAATCTGAGCAAAAAACGGAGGAAGGTTTACAGGAATCATCAGAGCAGAAGCAATCGGGTGATTCTAAAAAGGCCAATGAATCTGAACAGAAATCCTCGGAGGGAGCCAAGGAAATGAGTGAGTCTTTAATGGCCATGATGAGTCAAATGCAGAGCCAGGCTTTATCCATGAATATGCAAAGCTTGCGTCGCATTTTGGAGAATTTAAAACAGTTTAGCAAGGACGTAGAGCAAAATGGATTGGAGGTAACGGATCTGGGTAAAGACGATCCTCGTTATCGTTTTCTCTTAACCGAGCAAAGTAGATTGCTGGCTGGTTCTCAAGTAATTCAGGATAGTTTGGAAGTTTTGGCGGCCAAGGCCCCTCAGATTAAGGATGAGGTTTTTAAGGAATTGGCAAAAATGATGCGTTCCTTGGAATTGGCAAAAACGCATTTACAAAATCAAGAGAAACCACAGTCGGCTGTGCAGCATCAATATTCTATGATGGCTGCAAATGAATTAGCCCTCATGCTGGATGCCAGTTTGCAAAATATGATGAGTATGATGGCTTCCCGAAAGAAGGGAAATCAAAATTGCGAAAAGCCTGGTGGCGGTAAGCCGAAGCCAGGACAGATGTCGGAAAAGCTTTCTCAAATGGGTCAAAAAGTGGATAAGCTGCAAAAGGGTTCTAAGGATGGTAAAGGGAAACCTGGTCCTAGCTCGCAGGAGATTGGTGAAATCTTAAGTGAACAGGAAGCCTTACGGAGAATGATTGAAAATGCCGAGTCGGAAGAAAAAGGCGGAGGAGGCAATGGAGATCAAAAGTCTGAAATCTTAGAGGATTTAGATGAAATGGAAGACCTTCTTTTGGATAAGAATATTGATGCTTATAAGGAGCGTATGAAACGGGTAGAGACTCGTCTACTAGAAAATGAAAAGGCCATGGAGGAACGTAAGCAGAAGGAAGAACGAGAGGCTGAAGTTGGAGGTTCTCAATCCATGTTGGATGGTTCTGCAAATGATTCTTTAAACAAAGAAGGATCTAAGGATGCATATCAACGGTCTGTCCTTAATTTGGTGCCTTTTTATCAGAGCCTGATTTATGGCAAAAATTGA
- the folB gene encoding dihydroneopterin aldolase — MDKISVEGIRLYAYHGCLDEEGKIGTEYSVDVEVWGEVQAAIDSDELSHTMDYVTINRVVANRMAVRHKLIETVADQILGDIFKEMPLVQKAKIKLSKLHPPINGDVKRVSIELKRKRKHYLPQ; from the coding sequence ATGGATAAGATCAGCGTAGAAGGTATTCGTCTATATGCCTACCATGGCTGTTTAGATGAAGAGGGAAAGATTGGTACCGAATATTCGGTTGATGTTGAAGTATGGGGCGAAGTACAAGCCGCCATTGATAGCGACGAACTTTCTCATACCATGGACTACGTTACGATTAACCGTGTGGTGGCCAACCGTATGGCTGTTCGTCATAAATTAATTGAGACGGTGGCAGATCAGATTTTAGGGGATATTTTTAAGGAAATGCCTTTGGTTCAGAAGGCAAAAATTAAGCTCTCTAAATTACATCCGCCTATTAATGGAGATGTAAAGCGCGTAAGCATTGAATTAAAGCGCAAGCGCAAGCATTATCTCCCGCAATAA
- a CDS encoding mucoidy inhibitor MuiA family protein, giving the protein MKKLLLFPILLFGFQAFADEGKRLSSKLDAVTLYAQGAGYSREISTNLQAGDQTLIFEGLPLNLEPSSVQIGSDKSLEFISISTGNTPFDQREKPAKFQQLERQIKEINLQSEDIQAELEALQLELEFLTNNTKLGGNEGFSLAELQQISSYARDQKLLNKRSQLKKQRVLQDLNDKRKELQSELQKIRQEMSLLSGEIIVKLNSNRAQNVRFSIHYTVRTNASWSSNYNLYFDGLDKDLRMVHKANVYQGSGEDWENVALKLVTGSPNQNVTMPQIYPQYIQFMHHASPTKLRGARADDDEVYFIDGVKIEGNVNNSQMGNTVFAINSQQTRLEFIPERRYSIPNQKTENIVIREMALKAEYEYQSSPSLDPAAYLMAIVKDWEQHQLLDGELSIYNQGLFIGKSFSQFEATSDSLQLSLGKDPGIVITRDRLFNEESKSFLGSDRIQKYEYQISLRNTKPQNVKIRVFDQIPVSQNEDIKVKSEIENQGKLNLKTGIITWEMDLKPKSESQLKFSFEVRAPKDQTISW; this is encoded by the coding sequence ATGAAAAAATTACTTCTCTTCCCCATTCTACTTTTTGGATTTCAGGCTTTCGCCGATGAAGGAAAACGCCTTAGCTCCAAGCTTGATGCCGTAACTCTCTATGCTCAAGGAGCAGGATATAGCCGTGAAATAAGTACCAATCTCCAAGCGGGAGATCAGACCTTGATTTTTGAAGGCCTACCCCTAAATCTGGAACCCTCCAGTGTGCAAATCGGTAGCGATAAAAGCCTGGAGTTTATCAGTATTAGCACTGGGAATACCCCTTTCGACCAGCGTGAAAAGCCCGCTAAATTTCAGCAACTCGAAAGACAGATTAAGGAAATTAATCTGCAAAGTGAGGATATCCAAGCCGAGCTTGAAGCTTTGCAATTGGAATTAGAGTTTCTAACCAATAACACCAAACTAGGCGGTAATGAAGGCTTTAGTTTGGCCGAATTGCAGCAGATCAGCAGCTATGCACGCGATCAAAAATTACTCAATAAACGCAGTCAGCTTAAAAAGCAACGCGTACTGCAAGACCTGAACGACAAACGAAAAGAACTGCAAAGCGAATTGCAGAAAATCCGTCAGGAGATGTCATTATTGAGCGGTGAAATCATTGTGAAATTGAACAGCAACCGGGCGCAAAACGTGCGCTTCTCTATACACTATACCGTACGCACTAATGCTTCCTGGAGCAGTAATTACAATCTCTATTTTGATGGCTTAGATAAGGATTTACGTATGGTTCACAAGGCCAATGTGTATCAAGGCAGCGGCGAAGATTGGGAGAATGTAGCCTTAAAATTGGTTACCGGCAGCCCTAATCAAAATGTGACTATGCCACAGATCTATCCTCAGTATATCCAGTTTATGCACCATGCTAGTCCCACTAAATTAAGAGGGGCTCGAGCCGATGATGACGAAGTATACTTCATTGATGGTGTAAAAATTGAAGGCAATGTCAATAATAGCCAAATGGGTAACACCGTTTTCGCCATCAATTCTCAGCAAACCCGATTGGAATTTATCCCGGAGCGTCGTTACAGCATTCCCAATCAAAAAACGGAAAACATCGTTATTCGTGAGATGGCTTTAAAAGCCGAATACGAATACCAAAGCAGCCCCAGCCTTGATCCGGCCGCTTATCTAATGGCCATTGTTAAAGACTGGGAACAACATCAGCTATTGGATGGTGAATTGAGCATTTACAATCAAGGTTTATTTATTGGTAAAAGCTTTAGTCAGTTTGAAGCGACCAGCGATAGTTTACAGCTCTCATTAGGCAAGGATCCGGGTATTGTGATTACTCGTGATCGCCTTTTTAATGAAGAGAGCAAATCCTTCTTGGGTAGCGATCGCATCCAGAAATACGAATACCAGATCAGCCTGCGCAATACCAAGCCTCAGAATGTGAAAATCCGGGTATTTGATCAAATTCCGGTAAGCCAGAATGAAGATATCAAGGTAAAATCTGAGATTGAAAATCAAGGTAAACTCAACCTTAAAACCGGAATCATCACCTGGGAAATGGACTTAAAACCTAAATCCGAATCCCAATTGAAATTTAGCTTCGAAGTCCGAGCTCCTAAAGATCAAACTATAAGCTGGTAA
- the gltX gene encoding glutamate--tRNA ligase, producing the protein MSNAKVRVRFAPSPTGPLHMGGVRTALYNYLFAKQQGGDFILRIEDTDQTRFVPGAEEYIIESLKWCGITPDEGQGFGGNYGPYRQSERKAMYRQYAEQLVADGHAYYAFDSAEDLDRVRQMAKDAGSPNWQYNHITRNSMKNSLTLSQNEVEKKLEAGEPYVVRIKLNRNEEVKFEDIVRGWVSVNTNNMDDKVLFKSDGMPTYHLANIVDDHLMKISHVIRGEEWLPSAPLHVLLYRYLGWEATMPQFAHLPLLLKPDGNGKLNKRDGDRLGFPVFPIEWHNQENGEVFSGYRENGYFPDAFINMLAFLGWNPGTAQELFSLDELVAAFSLKKVNKAGARYDHDKTRWFNQQYLRHKSDAELGTLLQAEASEQGVEVSLEKAQAIAALMKERAYFIKDLWEDSQFFFSAPQVYDDKTLKKKWNQEARTHVAELQKRFEAISDFNTENIEEAFKAYLSENELGFGKVGPGFRLAVTGMGMGPSMFEICAILGKEETLSRLNQALEQLP; encoded by the coding sequence ATGAGTAATGCTAAAGTACGCGTAAGGTTTGCACCAAGCCCCACAGGTCCACTACATATGGGAGGGGTACGTACCGCACTATATAACTACCTCTTTGCCAAACAGCAAGGTGGTGATTTTATTTTACGCATCGAGGATACCGACCAAACTCGTTTTGTTCCCGGCGCCGAAGAATATATTATCGAGTCCTTAAAATGGTGTGGCATCACTCCAGATGAAGGTCAGGGTTTCGGTGGAAACTACGGTCCCTATCGTCAAAGTGAGCGCAAAGCCATGTACCGTCAATATGCCGAGCAATTAGTTGCCGATGGACATGCCTATTATGCTTTCGACAGCGCAGAAGATTTAGATCGCGTTCGTCAAATGGCTAAGGATGCCGGTTCTCCAAACTGGCAGTACAACCACATCACCCGCAATAGTATGAAGAACTCTCTCACCTTATCTCAAAATGAGGTAGAGAAGAAATTAGAAGCCGGTGAACCTTATGTGGTGCGCATTAAACTCAATCGCAATGAAGAAGTAAAATTCGAAGACATTGTACGCGGCTGGGTAAGTGTAAATACCAACAATATGGATGATAAAGTGCTCTTTAAATCCGATGGTATGCCCACCTATCACCTGGCCAATATTGTTGATGATCATTTAATGAAAATCAGCCATGTGATTCGTGGTGAAGAGTGGTTACCCTCCGCTCCTTTACATGTACTACTTTATCGCTATTTAGGATGGGAAGCTACCATGCCTCAATTTGCGCATTTACCCCTGCTGTTGAAACCTGATGGAAACGGTAAACTCAATAAACGTGATGGCGATCGTTTAGGATTCCCGGTATTTCCAATAGAATGGCATAATCAAGAAAATGGTGAGGTATTTTCCGGATACCGTGAAAACGGTTATTTCCCCGATGCCTTTATTAATATGCTAGCCTTTTTAGGATGGAACCCAGGTACTGCCCAGGAGCTTTTCAGCTTAGATGAGCTAGTAGCCGCTTTCAGCCTTAAAAAAGTGAATAAGGCTGGGGCCCGATACGATCACGATAAAACCCGTTGGTTTAATCAACAATATTTACGTCATAAATCGGATGCCGAATTAGGAACACTCCTTCAGGCAGAAGCCTCCGAACAAGGCGTTGAAGTAAGCCTAGAAAAAGCGCAAGCCATTGCAGCTTTAATGAAGGAAAGAGCCTATTTCATAAAAGATCTTTGGGAAGATTCACAGTTCTTCTTTAGCGCGCCTCAAGTATATGATGACAAGACGCTGAAGAAAAAATGGAATCAAGAAGCCCGTACTCATGTTGCGGAATTACAAAAGCGTTTTGAAGCTATAAGTGATTTCAACACCGAGAATATCGAAGAAGCTTTTAAAGCCTATTTAAGCGAAAACGAATTAGGCTTTGGCAAAGTAGGCCCTGGATTCCGTTTAGCTGTAACGGGTATGGGCATGGGTCCATCTATGTTCGAAATTTGCGCTATCCTCGGTAAAGAAGAAACCCTATCGCGCTTAAACCAAGCACTGGAGCAATTACCTTAA
- a CDS encoding cytochrome c/FTR1 family iron permease has translation MLFSSFSSLKANDENARMMVHLLDYIAVDYSAAVNQGSVINAAEYSEMQEFIATISTLGESAPAAVKSDIKVLYQLIEQKASQEKIASVSNSIKQKIISSYKLEIAPKRWPNLDNGRELYALNCKSCHGENGFGDGILGAGLEPSPTNFHSPEKANGLSPFQAYNTIRLGVDNTAMRAFDELNDDEVWDLAFYVLSLPHTASQVDLDEHTEIGFQVNLEKLASRSNQELKESLQPGAAAENLISALRLYPKEIAEKSQGDYLDQAVQYLKAAKTAYQNGDISKARTLALTAYLEGVEPVEVQLRANDASFSAKLEGQLAKVRSSIEGGQSPEIVGAEVEASVQMIYQAKEKLRNKTFTAWLAFLLSSSIILREGLEAFLVVITILSIVRAIKLPKAKTYVHAGWMSAIVVGFAMWLAAGSLFNFSGAQRELMEGLIALFAVGVLLYVGFWMHSKSEAGKWQAYVKEKIQNLARTENLIGLAFLSFLVVFREAFESVLFLSALSLEVGDSQQAAFGGGIIFAFALLAIISVLIMRFSKKLPISKLFKYSALIISGLAVILTGKGLNAIQEAGSISISVLPIDLRIDAIGFYPTWETAIGQLAILILVIVLWNFANRSSSPKSSKTVSAQ, from the coding sequence ATGCTTTTTAGCTCATTTTCAAGCTTAAAAGCGAATGATGAGAATGCCCGCATGATGGTTCATTTACTGGACTATATCGCAGTTGACTACTCTGCAGCGGTAAATCAAGGTTCGGTAATTAATGCGGCCGAGTATTCGGAAATGCAAGAATTTATTGCCACCATCAGCACTTTGGGCGAATCTGCACCCGCGGCGGTAAAATCCGATATTAAAGTACTTTATCAACTTATCGAGCAAAAAGCCTCACAAGAGAAAATTGCTTCCGTATCCAATTCCATCAAACAAAAAATCATCTCCAGCTACAAATTGGAAATCGCACCCAAGCGTTGGCCCAATTTGGATAATGGTCGCGAACTCTATGCCCTCAACTGTAAAAGCTGCCATGGCGAAAATGGTTTTGGGGATGGTATTTTGGGTGCCGGTTTAGAGCCCTCACCTACCAATTTCCACAGTCCGGAAAAAGCCAATGGCCTATCTCCTTTTCAGGCTTATAATACCATTCGTTTAGGAGTTGATAATACGGCCATGCGTGCTTTTGATGAGCTCAATGATGATGAAGTGTGGGATTTAGCCTTTTATGTCTTGAGCTTACCTCATACCGCCTCTCAAGTAGATTTAGATGAGCATACCGAAATCGGTTTTCAGGTTAATCTGGAAAAACTGGCCTCACGCAGTAATCAAGAATTAAAAGAAAGCTTACAACCTGGAGCAGCAGCTGAAAACCTGATATCCGCCTTACGCCTTTATCCCAAAGAAATCGCTGAGAAAAGTCAAGGTGATTATCTGGATCAAGCAGTTCAATATTTAAAAGCGGCTAAAACCGCTTATCAGAATGGTGATATTTCTAAAGCCCGCACCTTGGCATTAACCGCCTACCTCGAAGGTGTTGAACCGGTAGAAGTACAATTACGTGCCAATGATGCCAGCTTCTCCGCTAAATTAGAAGGTCAATTAGCCAAAGTTCGTAGCAGTATCGAAGGTGGACAAAGTCCGGAAATTGTGGGCGCCGAAGTAGAAGCCAGTGTGCAGATGATTTACCAAGCTAAAGAAAAGCTGCGCAATAAAACCTTTACCGCCTGGCTGGCCTTTTTACTTTCATCTTCCATTATTCTGCGTGAAGGATTAGAGGCCTTTCTAGTAGTAATCACCATTTTAAGTATTGTAAGAGCTATTAAACTTCCTAAGGCTAAAACCTATGTGCATGCCGGTTGGATGTCGGCCATTGTGGTAGGTTTTGCCATGTGGTTAGCTGCAGGATCTCTCTTTAATTTCAGTGGGGCTCAGCGCGAATTAATGGAAGGTTTAATCGCCTTATTTGCAGTTGGAGTCTTACTCTACGTCGGCTTTTGGATGCATAGTAAATCCGAGGCGGGCAAGTGGCAGGCCTATGTGAAGGAGAAAATTCAAAACTTAGCCCGTACCGAAAACCTTATTGGTTTGGCCTTCCTTTCCTTCCTGGTAGTATTTCGTGAAGCCTTCGAATCCGTTCTCTTTCTTTCGGCTTTGAGTTTAGAAGTAGGGGATAGTCAACAAGCAGCCTTTGGTGGCGGAATCATTTTTGCCTTTGCTCTTTTGGCTATTATTAGTGTGCTAATCATGCGCTTCTCTAAAAAGCTGCCTATCTCCAAGCTATTTAAATACTCTGCTCTCATTATCTCTGGCTTGGCAGTAATCCTTACTGGGAAAGGATTAAATGCTATTCAAGAAGCCGGAAGTATTTCTATTAGTGTATTGCCTATCGATTTACGTATTGATGCCATTGGCTTCTATCCTACTTGGGAAACCGCCATCGGACAATTAGCAATTCTGATCTTGGTAATTGTTTTGTGGAATTTCGCGAATCGCAGCAGTAGTCCTAAATCTTCCAAAACAGTTTCCGCTCAATAG
- the ybeY gene encoding rRNA maturation RNase YbeY — MAKIDFTGLVPDFIETNEVDWQSWLTQCVEERSYRVGRLVYHFVDDLQIQEINQSILDHDYPTDIITLDESRTDRLRVELWIGVDFIERSAKEYSVALEAEFARVLVHGLLHCMGWDDKSIEERDQMRAEEDKCLIWRPK; from the coding sequence ATGGCAAAAATTGATTTTACGGGTTTAGTCCCAGATTTCATTGAGACAAATGAGGTTGATTGGCAATCTTGGCTCACTCAGTGTGTTGAAGAAAGATCCTATCGTGTAGGCAGATTGGTATATCATTTTGTGGATGATTTACAAATTCAGGAGATTAATCAATCTATTCTTGATCATGATTATCCCACCGATATAATCACTCTTGACGAAAGTCGAACAGATCGTTTGCGCGTTGAACTTTGGATAGGGGTAGATTTTATTGAAAGGAGTGCAAAGGAGTATTCGGTAGCCCTGGAAGCGGAATTTGCCCGGGTTTTGGTGCACGGTCTCTTGCATTGTATGGGTTGGGACGATAAGAGTATTGAGGAACGTGATCAAATGAGGGCAGAAGAGGATAAATGTTTAATTTGGCGGCCCAAATAA